Proteins from a single region of Acidovorax sp. NCPPB 3576:
- a CDS encoding PilT/PilU family type 4a pilus ATPase has translation MERDQASKFINDLLKLMVSRGGSDLFITAEFPPAIKVDGKVTKVSPQPLTPAHTLTLARAIMSDKQVADFERTKECNFAISPAGIGRFRVNAFIQQSRVGMVLRTIPLTLPTIDGLGVPQVLKEVTMTKRGLCILVGATGSGKSTTLAAMVDWRNENSFGHIITVEDPIEFVHPHKNCVVTQREVGLDTDSWEAALKNTLRQAPDVILMGEIRDRETMEHAVAFAETGHLCLATLHANSANQALDRIINFFPEERRAQLLMDLSLNLRGMISQRLIPKQDGKGRAAAVEVMLNTPLIADLIFKGDVVEIKEIMKKSRNLGMQTFDQSLFDLFEANVITYEDALRNADSLNDLRLQIKLGSQRAKTTDLASGTEHFAIV, from the coding sequence GCGACCTGTTCATCACCGCCGAGTTTCCGCCGGCGATCAAGGTGGACGGCAAAGTCACCAAGGTGTCGCCTCAGCCGCTCACGCCCGCCCACACGCTGACGCTGGCGCGCGCCATCATGAGCGACAAGCAGGTGGCGGACTTCGAGCGCACGAAGGAGTGCAACTTCGCCATCTCGCCCGCAGGCATCGGGCGCTTTCGCGTGAACGCGTTCATCCAGCAAAGCCGGGTCGGCATGGTGCTGCGGACCATTCCGCTCACGCTGCCCACCATTGACGGGCTGGGCGTGCCGCAGGTGCTCAAGGAAGTCACGATGACCAAGCGGGGCCTGTGCATCCTGGTGGGTGCCACGGGCTCGGGCAAATCGACCACGCTGGCGGCGATGGTGGACTGGCGCAACGAAAATTCCTTCGGCCACATCATCACGGTGGAAGACCCGATCGAGTTCGTGCACCCGCACAAGAACTGCGTCGTCACCCAGCGCGAGGTGGGACTCGATACCGACAGCTGGGAAGCCGCCCTCAAGAACACGCTACGGCAGGCGCCGGACGTTATCCTGATGGGCGAGATCCGCGACCGCGAAACCATGGAGCACGCGGTCGCTTTCGCCGAAACCGGCCACCTGTGCCTGGCCACGCTGCACGCCAACAGCGCCAACCAGGCGCTGGACCGCATCATCAACTTCTTTCCGGAAGAACGCCGCGCGCAGCTCCTCATGGACCTGTCGCTCAACCTGCGCGGCATGATCTCCCAGCGCCTCATCCCCAAGCAGGATGGCAAGGGGCGGGCCGCCGCAGTGGAGGTGATGCTGAACACGCCGTTGATCGCCGACCTGATCTTCAAGGGCGACGTCGTCGAGATCAAAGAGATCATGAAGAAGAGCCGCAACCTTGGCATGCAGACGTTCGATCAATCGCTGTTCGACCTGTTCGAGGCCAACGTCATCACCTACGAAGACGCGCTGCGCAATGCCGACTCGCTGAACGACCTGCGGCTGCAGATCAAGCTGGGCAGCCAGCGCGCGAAGACCACTGATTTGGCCTCGGGCACCGAGCACTTCGCCATCGTCTGA